Proteins encoded together in one Xenopus laevis strain J_2021 chromosome 6L, Xenopus_laevis_v10.1, whole genome shotgun sequence window:
- the LOC108718720 gene encoding elastase-1 — protein sequence MLHRVFLLLCLVPSCLPLDHAVHNDHRTGRVLGGQEASRNSWKWQVSLQMAYPDDPDYYYHLCGGTLISRDWVMTAAHCVDFTGITYRAAFGEHNLYEMDGTEYFIAVDKIVVHENWDPSNIANGFDIALLHLSETAFYNGYVAIARLPNPEDILPHNTACYVTGWGVTEVGGSISDNLQEAILPVIDHVVCSQPEWWGENAQKNMICAGGDGVISGCSGDSGGPLNCWRGAEWEVHGITSYGLVPFCNTFEKPTVFTRVSAFINWIYGTMEAHRDT from the exons ATGCTTCATCGAGTGTTCCTTCTCCTCTGTCTGG TCCCGAGTTGTTTGCCGTTGGACCACGCCGTCCATAATGACCACAGGACGGGAAGAGTCTTGGGAGGGCAGGAAGCTTCAAGGAACAGCTGGAAATGGCAG GTTTCTCTCCAGATGGCCTATCCAGATGATCCAGACTATTATTACCATTTGTGCGGTGGGACACTAATCAGCAGAGACTGGGTTATGACAGCCGCCCACTGTGTCGATTT CACTGGAATCACCTACCGGGCTGCCTTTGGGGAGCACAACCTCTATGAGATGGATGGCACAGAATATTTCATCGCCGTGGATAAGATTGTCGTGCATGAGAACTGGGACCCCTCCAATATCGCCAATGG CTTTGATATTGCCTTACTACATCTGAGTGAGACAGCCTTTTATAACGGATATGTTGCAATTGCAAGGCTACCCAATCCGGAAGATATTCTGCCCCATAACACTGCCTGCTATGTCACGGGTTGGGGGGTCACAGAAG TTGGAGGCAGCATCTCAGACAATCTCCAAGAAGCCATTCTACCAGTGATCGACCATGTCGTCTGCTCTCAACCCGAATGGTGGGGTGAAAATGCCCAGAAGAATATGATCTGTGCAGGAGGTGATGGGGTCATATCTGGATGTAGC GGAGACTCCGGGGGGCCATTAAACTGCTGGAGAGGTGCAGAGTGGGAAGTGCATGGCATCACAAGCTATGGGTTGGTGCCGTTCTGTAATACCTTTGAGAAGCCCACAGTCTTCACACGAGTTTCTGCCTTCATCAACTGGATTTACGGG ACCATGGAGGCCCATAGAGACACATAG